Proteins encoded together in one Salmo salar chromosome ssa08, Ssal_v3.1, whole genome shotgun sequence window:
- the clta gene encoding clathrin light chain A isoform X1 — protein sequence MDDFDMLNAPQAAAGNGTDEDPAAAFLAQQESEIAGIENDEGFSILDSGDVPTSLDNNLTGDANDAVDGAVNGDLNEESNGPSDAYSAISSADRLQAEPESLRKWREEQRERLEVLDANSRKQESEWKDKAKVELEEWHTRQDEQLEKTKVNNRVLDEDFYKQPFSDLIGYVTHINHPCYRLDQAAEEAMLSDMDENNPGTEWERVARLCDFNPKSSKQAKDVSRMRSVLISLKQAPLVR from the exons ATGGACGATTTTGACATGCTCAACGCACCACAGGCTGCCGCCGGCAATGGGACGGACGAAGACCCCGCTGCCGCATTCTTGGCCCAGCAAGAAAGCGAGATCGCGGGGATTGAGAATGACGAAGGATTCAGCATCCTGGACAGCGGAGATGTTCCAACGTCGTTAGACAATAATCTGACAGGCGACGCAAACG ATGCAGTGGATGGTGCTGTCAATGGAGACCTTAATgag GAGAGCAATGGCCCGTCTGATGCATACTCGGCCATCTCCAGTGCCGACCGGCTGCAGGCTGAGCCAGAGAGCCTGCGTAAATggagggaggagcagagagagaggctggaggtCCTAG ACGCTAACTCTCGTAAGCAGGAGTCTGAGTGGAAGGACAAGGCCAAGGTAGAGCTGGAGGAGTGGCACACTAGACAGGACGAGCAGCTGGAGAAGACTAAAGTGAACAACAG GGTTCTGGATGAGGATTTCTACAAACAACCCTTCTCTGACCTGATTGGTTATGT CACACACATTAACCATCCTTGCTACCGCCTAGACCA AGCGGCTGAGGAGGCCATGCTGTCGGACATGGACGAGAACAACCCGGGCACCGAGTGGGAGCGCGTGGCGCGCCTCTGTGACTTCAACCCCAAGTCCAGCAAGCAAGCCAAAGATGTGTCCCGCATGCGCTCTGTCCTCATCTCCCTCAAGCAGGCCCCTCTGGTCCGCTAA
- the clta gene encoding clathrin light chain A isoform X2, whose protein sequence is MDDFDMLNAPQAAAGNGTDEDPAAAFLAQQESEIAGIENDEGFSILDSGDVPTSLDNNLTGDANDAVDGAVNGDLNEESNGPSDAYSAISSADRLQAEPESLRKWREEQRERLEVLDANSRKQESEWKDKAKVELEEWHTRQDEQLEKTKVNNRVLDEDFYKQPFSDLIGYVAAEEAMLSDMDENNPGTEWERVARLCDFNPKSSKQAKDVSRMRSVLISLKQAPLVR, encoded by the exons ATGGACGATTTTGACATGCTCAACGCACCACAGGCTGCCGCCGGCAATGGGACGGACGAAGACCCCGCTGCCGCATTCTTGGCCCAGCAAGAAAGCGAGATCGCGGGGATTGAGAATGACGAAGGATTCAGCATCCTGGACAGCGGAGATGTTCCAACGTCGTTAGACAATAATCTGACAGGCGACGCAAACG ATGCAGTGGATGGTGCTGTCAATGGAGACCTTAATgag GAGAGCAATGGCCCGTCTGATGCATACTCGGCCATCTCCAGTGCCGACCGGCTGCAGGCTGAGCCAGAGAGCCTGCGTAAATggagggaggagcagagagagaggctggaggtCCTAG ACGCTAACTCTCGTAAGCAGGAGTCTGAGTGGAAGGACAAGGCCAAGGTAGAGCTGGAGGAGTGGCACACTAGACAGGACGAGCAGCTGGAGAAGACTAAAGTGAACAACAG GGTTCTGGATGAGGATTTCTACAAACAACCCTTCTCTGACCTGATTGGTTATGT AGCGGCTGAGGAGGCCATGCTGTCGGACATGGACGAGAACAACCCGGGCACCGAGTGGGAGCGCGTGGCGCGCCTCTGTGACTTCAACCCCAAGTCCAGCAAGCAAGCCAAAGATGTGTCCCGCATGCGCTCTGTCCTCATCTCCCTCAAGCAGGCCCCTCTGGTCCGCTAA
- the clta gene encoding clathrin light chain A isoform X3: MDDFDMLNAPQAAAGNGTDEDPAAAFLAQQESEIAGIENDEGFSILDSGDVPTSLDNNLTGDANDAVDGAVNGDLNEESNGPSDAYSAISSADRLQAEPESLRKWREEQRERLEVLDANSRKQESEWKDKAKVELEEWHTRQDEQLEKTKVNNRAAEEAMLSDMDENNPGTEWERVARLCDFNPKSSKQAKDVSRMRSVLISLKQAPLVR, translated from the exons ATGGACGATTTTGACATGCTCAACGCACCACAGGCTGCCGCCGGCAATGGGACGGACGAAGACCCCGCTGCCGCATTCTTGGCCCAGCAAGAAAGCGAGATCGCGGGGATTGAGAATGACGAAGGATTCAGCATCCTGGACAGCGGAGATGTTCCAACGTCGTTAGACAATAATCTGACAGGCGACGCAAACG ATGCAGTGGATGGTGCTGTCAATGGAGACCTTAATgag GAGAGCAATGGCCCGTCTGATGCATACTCGGCCATCTCCAGTGCCGACCGGCTGCAGGCTGAGCCAGAGAGCCTGCGTAAATggagggaggagcagagagagaggctggaggtCCTAG ACGCTAACTCTCGTAAGCAGGAGTCTGAGTGGAAGGACAAGGCCAAGGTAGAGCTGGAGGAGTGGCACACTAGACAGGACGAGCAGCTGGAGAAGACTAAAGTGAACAACAG AGCGGCTGAGGAGGCCATGCTGTCGGACATGGACGAGAACAACCCGGGCACCGAGTGGGAGCGCGTGGCGCGCCTCTGTGACTTCAACCCCAAGTCCAGCAAGCAAGCCAAAGATGTGTCCCGCATGCGCTCTGTCCTCATCTCCCTCAAGCAGGCCCCTCTGGTCCGCTAA